A single genomic interval of Halobacillus halophilus DSM 2266 harbors:
- a CDS encoding EYxxD motif small membrane protein, with protein sequence MKSMDFMEYLTDVGFVVITIIGSIAALFYLGVRRRNR encoded by the coding sequence ATGAAATCAATGGACTTTATGGAATATTTAACAGACGTCGGATTCGTTGTCATCACGATCATCGGTTCGATCGCCGCCCTTTTTTATTTAGGTGTCCGTCGAAGAAATCGATGA
- a CDS encoding YitT family protein, with the protein MMKSLLKKGLMILLGSLFISLGINFFLMPDHVLDGGMIGLGLIANYVWGLKVGFTIILCSIPIFTIAWFRYRAYFYNSLHGLLISSFFIDVLHGLRAYHLPLDPALSSIVGGAFVGGGIGLMLRHKTSTGGTDLLAQMIADISRMNVGFVIFFIDLMIIGISGYVFSMETLLLSTITILSVGLVTMLCTSSRFFPSRSILD; encoded by the coding sequence ATGATGAAATCCTTATTGAAAAAAGGCCTGATGATCCTGTTAGGAAGCTTATTTATTTCGCTTGGTATCAACTTTTTCCTCATGCCGGATCATGTGCTTGATGGGGGGATGATCGGACTTGGCCTGATTGCCAATTACGTGTGGGGGTTGAAAGTCGGTTTCACCATCATATTGTGCAGTATCCCGATTTTTACTATAGCTTGGTTCAGGTACCGCGCCTATTTTTATAACAGTCTCCATGGACTGCTCATCTCCTCTTTTTTTATTGATGTTCTTCATGGGCTCAGAGCCTATCACCTGCCGCTTGATCCTGCGCTCAGTTCCATCGTAGGCGGTGCGTTCGTAGGGGGAGGGATCGGACTGATGCTCCGTCATAAGACAAGCACTGGAGGAACGGACCTCCTTGCCCAGATGATTGCGGATATCTCGCGAATGAACGTTGGTTTTGTGATATTCTTTATCGATCTTATGATCATTGGGATAAGCGGCTATGTCTTCTCCATGGAAACGCTGCTGCTATCCACCATCACTATATTAAGCGTGGGCCTGGTGACGATGCTGTGCACGTCATCGCGTTTCTTCCCGAGTCGTTCAATTTTAGATTGA
- a CDS encoding YgaP family membrane protein — protein MKPNIGIINSMVRITAGLSMLTLLTIRANKTREVHPMLVVLASMKVAEGIVRYCPLTAAFEEMAEETDGIEQGWQQNLNQFSS, from the coding sequence ATGAAGCCAAATATTGGCATCATCAACTCAATGGTTCGTATTACAGCTGGATTAAGCATGCTGACGTTACTGACCATTCGAGCAAATAAGACAAGAGAAGTCCATCCTATGCTTGTTGTCCTCGCATCAATGAAAGTAGCGGAAGGTATTGTCCGCTACTGCCCGTTAACGGCAGCTTTTGAAGAAATGGCTGAGGAAACAGACGGTATTGAACAAGGATGGCAGCAGAATTTAAACCAGTTCAGCAGTTAA
- a CDS encoding YerC/YecD family TrpR-related protein, which produces MQIDKLRGKTLDQLFEAILSLQNVEECYEFFDDLATMNEVQSLAQRLEVARMLRDGYTYHKIETETGASTATISRVKRCLNYGNDAYTQALDRVQEKKTE; this is translated from the coding sequence ATGCAGATTGATAAATTACGCGGGAAGACGCTGGATCAATTGTTCGAAGCGATTCTTTCTCTGCAGAATGTGGAAGAATGTTACGAGTTTTTTGATGACCTGGCGACAATGAATGAGGTTCAATCCCTGGCTCAGCGCCTGGAAGTTGCCCGTATGCTTAGAGATGGATATACGTATCATAAGATCGAAACGGAAACAGGTGCGTCCACGGCGACTATTTCACGTGTGAAGCGCTGTTTGAACTATGGAAACGACGCCTATACCCAGGCGCTTGATCGTGTTCAGGAGAAGAAAACGGAATAA
- the pcrB gene encoding heptaprenylglyceryl phosphate synthase — protein MNKLSEWKHVFKLDPQKTLSDHDLQLILESGTDAVIIGGTDGVTFENVSDLFDRVQPYDVPCLLEVSDIEVIAPEFDGYLIPMVLNSREKKWMLDIHHQAVKEYGDIMDWDQMVVEGYCVLNEEAKVFKHAECYLPDEEDVLAYARMAEHMFHLPVFYLEYSGTYGDPELVKKITNELQHTTVVYGGGIRSSDQAEEMSACADVIVVGNVLYEDLDAALKTVSAAKNSNF, from the coding sequence ATGAACAAACTGAGCGAGTGGAAGCATGTCTTCAAGCTGGATCCGCAAAAGACGTTGTCGGATCATGACCTGCAATTGATCTTGGAATCAGGTACGGATGCTGTGATTATCGGAGGCACGGACGGTGTAACCTTTGAAAATGTGAGTGATTTGTTTGATCGTGTCCAGCCCTATGACGTGCCGTGTCTGTTGGAAGTTTCAGATATAGAAGTAATTGCTCCTGAGTTTGATGGGTATCTCATTCCGATGGTGCTGAACAGCCGTGAGAAAAAATGGATGCTCGATATTCATCATCAAGCGGTGAAGGAGTATGGCGACATAATGGATTGGGATCAGATGGTGGTTGAAGGCTATTGCGTCTTAAATGAGGAAGCTAAAGTTTTCAAACACGCCGAATGTTATCTCCCTGATGAAGAGGATGTTCTCGCCTATGCAAGGATGGCTGAACATATGTTTCATTTGCCGGTTTTTTACTTAGAATACAGCGGCACTTACGGAGATCCTGAGCTTGTTAAAAAGATAACCAATGAATTACAACATACAACAGTCGTTTACGGCGGCGGTATCAGGTCCAGCGATCAGGCAGAAGAAATGAGTGCCTGTGCGGACGTGATCGTTGTCGGGAACGTACTGTACGAAGACCTTGACGCTGCCTTAAAGACCGTCAGCGCAGCCAAGAATTCTAATTTTTAA
- a CDS encoding DUF3048 domain-containing protein, producing MRRLTWMLLFGCVLMPLQACAGEAPQAPAPSPEAPDGVSTENETLEDDEDVFPLTGEPVEGKADHRVVSVMINNHTKARPQSGLSQADIVFEVLAEAQITRFLALFHSQLPDTIGPVRSARPYFNELASGFDALYVYHGASTAINRHVAESGLPYLDAAGYDNNGWLFERSTARKAPHNSYLLTQGIERFMKEKGYTTPGSIEALPFEKENIESAEGTPIDKVNVIYSERPEETVTYSVREADGNFERSSDGKPSVDHENGERLVVDNVWIVETRHTIIDSQGRRAIDLTSGGNGYLLRKGKIIEAEWKNVNGRILPYRDGRPIRFTPGKTWVNIIPEQARIETTYRK from the coding sequence ATGAGAAGGTTAACCTGGATGCTGCTGTTTGGTTGTGTGCTGATGCCTCTTCAGGCCTGTGCGGGCGAGGCTCCTCAGGCGCCGGCCCCTTCACCAGAAGCCCCTGATGGGGTTTCTACAGAAAACGAGACGCTTGAAGATGATGAGGATGTTTTTCCATTAACCGGAGAACCTGTGGAGGGAAAGGCGGATCATCGGGTGGTTTCTGTGATGATTAATAATCATACAAAAGCCCGGCCTCAATCCGGCTTAAGCCAGGCAGATATCGTCTTCGAAGTGTTGGCAGAGGCTCAAATCACCCGTTTTTTAGCTTTATTTCATAGTCAACTACCTGATACAATAGGACCAGTGAGAAGCGCCAGACCGTATTTTAATGAGCTGGCTTCTGGATTCGACGCACTGTATGTGTATCATGGAGCTTCTACAGCGATCAACCGTCATGTCGCTGAAAGCGGTCTCCCATACCTGGACGCAGCAGGCTATGATAACAACGGCTGGCTGTTTGAACGGTCCACTGCGAGAAAAGCTCCCCACAATTCCTATTTGCTGACGCAGGGTATTGAGCGGTTTATGAAAGAAAAGGGATACACAACCCCAGGTAGCATCGAGGCGTTACCTTTTGAAAAAGAAAACATTGAAAGTGCAGAAGGTACGCCCATTGATAAAGTAAACGTTATTTACTCCGAGCGTCCCGAAGAAACCGTTACTTATTCAGTTCGTGAGGCAGACGGAAACTTCGAGCGTTCGAGCGACGGAAAGCCCTCAGTCGATCACGAGAACGGCGAGCGGTTAGTTGTGGATAACGTTTGGATTGTTGAAACAAGACATACCATTATAGATTCACAAGGCCGGAGGGCGATAGATTTAACTTCCGGCGGAAACGGGTATCTATTACGAAAAGGGAAAATAATAGAGGCAGAATGGAAAAATGTGAACGGGCGGATCCTGCCTTATCGAGATGGACGTCCCATTCGCTTCACCCCGGGCAAAACCTGGGTGAATATTATCCCTGAACAAGCTAGAATAGAAACCACATATAGAAAGTAA
- a CDS encoding adenine deaminase C-terminal domain-containing protein, whose amino-acid sequence MNETRFRWRNRQLREHASVMDGTHAPTKLIKHTTYLNVYLKQWMTGHIWLYEDRIIYTGSELPANLEGTEIIDGKDSYIVPGYIEPHAHPFQLYNPRSLAEYAARTGTTSLINDNLMWLFLTKKEKAFSLLEEFMDLPATMYWWARFDPQSVLRDEEREAFDEQVVSWIEHDAVIQGGELTAWTDVLYNGDEQILHWMQETKRARKPLEAHLPGASEKTLVKMRLLGMDSEHESMNADDVIKRLSVGYQTGIRYSSIRPDLPEIFKGLKEKNHTHYDHLMYTTDGSTPGFYREGLINMCIRLAIEAGVPVIDAYMMATYQPARHFNIENRVGSINSGRVAHLNFLTDPKDPTPHSVIAKGEWVKRDGEDIKPENTIQWKKNGIDHLNLDWEMNEHDMQFSMPIGMKMINDVIMKPYAIDLDASASQLPDDTDEAFLMLMDREGKWTVNTLLKGFTDSLGALASSYSNTGDLILIGKSRSDIEKAFSRMKEIGGGIVLVDQGKIVFELPLPLGGIMSDLPLEDLMQEESKLKEYLKEYGFSFSDPVYTLLFLSSMHLPYIRITPLGIMDVKKKEVLYPSIMR is encoded by the coding sequence ATGAATGAAACACGATTCCGTTGGCGTAACCGGCAGCTGCGTGAACACGCAAGCGTTATGGATGGTACGCATGCGCCAACCAAATTAATTAAACATACCACATATTTAAACGTGTATTTAAAACAATGGATGACTGGACATATATGGTTGTACGAAGACCGCATCATTTATACCGGTTCGGAGCTTCCTGCCAATCTAGAAGGAACAGAAATCATTGATGGAAAGGACAGTTACATTGTCCCGGGGTATATTGAACCCCACGCCCATCCTTTTCAATTATATAATCCCCGAAGCTTAGCGGAATATGCAGCGCGCACAGGTACCACATCATTAATCAACGATAACCTCATGTGGCTTTTTTTAACAAAAAAAGAGAAAGCGTTTTCGCTGCTTGAAGAATTCATGGATTTACCGGCTACGATGTACTGGTGGGCACGCTTCGATCCCCAGTCTGTCTTAAGAGACGAAGAACGAGAAGCCTTTGACGAGCAGGTTGTTTCCTGGATTGAACACGACGCTGTCATTCAGGGCGGCGAACTCACGGCCTGGACGGATGTCTTATATAATGGCGACGAACAAATCCTGCACTGGATGCAGGAGACGAAACGCGCCCGCAAGCCGCTTGAAGCCCACTTACCCGGAGCCAGCGAAAAAACGCTTGTGAAAATGCGTCTGTTAGGCATGGATTCAGAACATGAATCGATGAACGCCGATGATGTGATTAAGCGGCTTTCGGTCGGTTATCAGACAGGAATCCGCTATTCGTCTATACGGCCGGACCTTCCGGAGATTTTTAAAGGTCTGAAGGAAAAGAATCATACGCACTATGATCACCTGATGTACACCACCGATGGGTCAACGCCTGGTTTTTATCGTGAAGGACTGATCAATATGTGCATACGGCTTGCCATAGAGGCCGGCGTGCCTGTCATCGATGCTTACATGATGGCTACCTATCAGCCGGCACGTCACTTTAATATTGAAAATCGGGTAGGAAGTATTAATTCCGGACGCGTGGCTCACTTGAACTTTTTAACAGATCCCAAGGATCCGACTCCGCATTCCGTGATTGCTAAAGGGGAGTGGGTCAAGCGCGATGGAGAAGACATCAAACCGGAGAACACCATCCAGTGGAAAAAGAACGGCATTGATCATTTAAATCTTGATTGGGAAATGAACGAGCACGATATGCAGTTCTCCATGCCGATTGGAATGAAGATGATTAATGACGTTATTATGAAACCTTATGCGATTGATCTAGATGCATCTGCGTCACAGCTTCCAGACGATACAGATGAAGCCTTTCTCATGCTCATGGACCGGGAGGGTAAATGGACCGTAAACACCCTGCTCAAAGGGTTCACGGATTCCCTTGGGGCTCTTGCAAGCTCATACTCCAACACGGGAGACCTTATCCTGATCGGGAAATCGCGGTCGGATATTGAAAAAGCATTTTCCCGAATGAAAGAAATCGGCGGTGGAATCGTTCTCGTGGATCAAGGAAAGATTGTCTTTGAATTACCTCTTCCGCTTGGCGGGATCATGTCTGATCTGCCGCTTGAGGATTTAATGCAGGAAGAAAGCAAACTGAAAGAATATTTGAAGGAGTACGGTTTTTCATTTTCCGATCCTGTGTACACACTGCTTTTCTTATCTTCCATGCATTTGCCCTATATACGAATCACACCGCTTGGTATCATGGATGTGAAAAAGAAAGAAGTACTCTATCCTTCCATCATGAGATAG
- the pcrA gene encoding DNA helicase PcrA, translating into MAQAMNALIKGLNEEQRNAVTHTEGPLLIMAGAGSGKTRVLTHRIAYLLSEKDVAPRNILAITFTNKAAREMKDRVESLVGKDGEKIWMSTFHSMCVRILRRDIDRIGYDRNFSILDSSDQLSVIKQVLKELNLDPKRWDPRAMLGAISNSKNELMTPEDYEQKAGSMHEEQIAKIYKGYQKKLRKNQSLDFDDLIMQTLSLFDRVPEVLEYYQRRFQYIHVDEYQDTNHAQYQLVKQLASRYKNLCVVGDSDQSIYAWRGADIQNILNFESDYPNARTILLEQNYRSTELILNAANNVIDNNSGRKPKRLWTDNDGGDKIHYHQANTEREEALFVTDKIEDLIRQGRFQYKDAAILYRTNAQSRTIEETFVKAGVPYQMIGGTKFYDRKEIKDMLAYLRLIANPNDDLSFQRVVNEPKRGVGKTSMDKMMAYATDHDISLYEAAAEVDFVGVSAKAAKAIMAFRKMIQNWTQQQEFLSATDMVQDVITKTGYEEMLRNEKSIEAQSRLENIEEFKSVTKNFEENSEDKTLIAFLTDLALIADIDSMNEDPSSDDTVTLMTLHSAKGLEFPLVFLIGMEENVFPHSRALMEESEMEEERRLAYVGITRAEKQLFITHAKMRTLYGRTNMNPISRFINEIPEDLVEGKEQPEELPFFNKKREPAGAQGPAPQQKKRAAKKTQPKESTGGEKITWNPGDKAAHKKWGEGTVVNVQGEGDAMELDIAFPAPTGIKRLLARYAPITKA; encoded by the coding sequence ATGGCACAAGCAATGAATGCCTTGATTAAAGGCTTGAACGAAGAACAACGAAATGCAGTGACCCATACAGAAGGACCTTTACTAATTATGGCAGGGGCAGGAAGTGGGAAGACCCGCGTTCTGACGCACCGGATTGCCTATTTATTAAGTGAAAAAGATGTAGCTCCCCGAAATATTCTTGCGATTACCTTTACGAATAAAGCTGCCCGTGAAATGAAGGATCGTGTAGAATCTCTCGTCGGAAAAGATGGAGAAAAGATCTGGATGTCCACCTTCCACTCCATGTGTGTAAGGATCTTAAGACGTGACATTGACCGGATCGGTTATGACCGGAACTTTTCAATCCTGGATTCGAGTGACCAGCTGTCTGTGATCAAGCAGGTATTGAAAGAATTGAATCTTGATCCAAAACGGTGGGATCCAAGAGCGATGCTCGGGGCGATCAGTAACTCGAAAAACGAACTGATGACGCCGGAAGACTATGAACAGAAAGCCGGCAGCATGCATGAAGAGCAGATTGCTAAGATTTATAAAGGCTATCAGAAGAAGCTTCGCAAAAATCAGTCGCTCGATTTTGACGATTTGATTATGCAGACCTTGTCTTTATTTGACCGCGTACCGGAAGTGCTGGAATATTACCAGCGCAGGTTCCAGTATATTCACGTCGATGAGTATCAGGATACGAACCATGCCCAGTATCAACTGGTGAAGCAGCTTGCAAGCAGGTATAAGAATCTGTGTGTGGTAGGGGATTCCGACCAGTCTATTTACGCCTGGCGCGGAGCGGACATTCAGAACATCCTCAATTTTGAGAGTGATTATCCGAATGCCCGGACGATTCTGCTTGAACAGAACTACCGCTCGACGGAACTGATTCTGAACGCAGCGAACAATGTGATTGATAATAACAGTGGACGTAAGCCGAAGCGGCTATGGACGGATAATGATGGCGGCGATAAAATCCATTACCATCAGGCGAATACGGAGCGTGAGGAAGCCTTGTTCGTGACGGATAAAATTGAGGATCTCATTAGACAGGGACGCTTTCAATATAAAGATGCAGCTATTCTATACCGTACGAATGCCCAGTCCCGTACCATTGAGGAGACCTTTGTAAAAGCCGGGGTACCTTACCAGATGATCGGCGGCACGAAGTTCTACGATCGTAAAGAGATCAAGGACATGCTGGCTTACCTGCGTCTGATCGCGAATCCAAATGATGACCTTAGCTTCCAGCGTGTGGTGAATGAACCGAAGCGCGGCGTCGGGAAGACGAGTATGGATAAAATGATGGCTTACGCGACTGACCATGACATTTCTTTATATGAAGCGGCAGCGGAAGTCGATTTTGTTGGCGTCAGTGCAAAAGCAGCCAAGGCGATCATGGCTTTCCGTAAAATGATCCAGAACTGGACCCAGCAGCAGGAATTTCTGTCGGCCACCGATATGGTCCAGGATGTTATTACGAAAACGGGATATGAAGAAATGCTGAGGAATGAGAAAAGTATAGAGGCGCAAAGCCGCCTTGAGAATATAGAAGAGTTCAAATCGGTTACAAAGAACTTTGAAGAAAACAGTGAAGATAAGACACTTATCGCCTTTTTAACAGATCTTGCCCTGATTGCGGATATCGATTCCATGAATGAAGACCCTAGTAGTGATGACACGGTTACGCTCATGACGCTTCACTCTGCCAAGGGACTGGAATTTCCGCTCGTATTCCTCATAGGGATGGAAGAGAATGTATTTCCGCACAGCCGGGCCCTGATGGAAGAATCGGAAATGGAAGAAGAGCGTCGTCTGGCTTATGTAGGCATTACCAGGGCAGAGAAACAGCTGTTCATTACCCATGCGAAAATGCGTACGTTATACGGCCGTACGAATATGAATCCGATCAGCCGTTTTATCAATGAAATCCCTGAGGACCTCGTAGAAGGTAAAGAACAGCCGGAAGAGCTGCCATTCTTCAATAAAAAACGCGAGCCTGCAGGAGCGCAGGGCCCTGCACCGCAGCAGAAGAAGCGGGCCGCGAAGAAAACGCAGCCGAAAGAATCTACAGGCGGGGAGAAAATCACCTGGAACCCTGGTGATAAAGCTGCCCATAAAAAATGGGGCGAAGGAACCGTCGTAAATGTACAGGGTGAAGGAGATGCAATGGAGCTTGATATTGCTTTTCCAGCTCCAACCGGTATTAAGCGACTACTCGCCCGGTATGCACCGATTACGAAAGCGTAA
- the thrC gene encoding threonine synthase, which produces MKAVFVDKWNNEYMPNRTDWKPKEGLFRLKPYPVKFPMKQIKDRQATMWRYQEALPFETIDTYTSITMGEGMTPLVPLDADHPNLLMKMDYLMPTGSFKDRGAAVLIAKAKELGVSSVIADSSGNAGTAIAAYSARAGISCHIYVPDSTSEKKLAQIEAHGAHIHKIPGSREDTAEAAKQAVEKEKLYYASHVYNPFFYEGTKTFAFEIWEQLGEQVPDSLILPVGNGTLLLGAYIGFQNLKEAGVIKSMPRIIGVQSEACAPIARAYTNGEPVSPAENRGTLAEGIAIADPMRGSEIIEAVKDTKGTIVTAPEEGITSAGEELSGKGFYVEPTTAATYAAYKQHKAEMVPPDETVVMVLCGSGLKK; this is translated from the coding sequence ATGAAGGCTGTGTTTGTGGATAAGTGGAACAATGAATATATGCCGAATCGAACAGACTGGAAGCCGAAAGAAGGTTTATTCCGGCTGAAGCCGTATCCGGTGAAATTCCCAATGAAGCAGATTAAAGATAGGCAGGCAACTATGTGGCGCTATCAGGAAGCTTTGCCTTTTGAGACCATAGATACATATACCTCTATAACCATGGGAGAAGGGATGACCCCGCTCGTCCCTCTGGATGCTGATCATCCAAACCTTTTGATGAAAATGGACTACCTCATGCCGACAGGTTCTTTTAAAGACCGCGGAGCTGCCGTGTTAATCGCAAAAGCGAAAGAACTCGGCGTATCCTCTGTCATTGCCGACAGCAGTGGGAATGCCGGGACAGCTATTGCCGCGTACAGCGCTAGAGCCGGTATAAGCTGCCATATCTATGTGCCAGATTCCACTTCTGAGAAAAAACTCGCTCAGATCGAAGCCCACGGAGCCCATATCCATAAGATTCCCGGGTCGCGTGAGGATACGGCTGAGGCCGCAAAACAAGCAGTGGAGAAAGAAAAACTCTATTACGCAAGTCACGTGTACAATCCATTTTTCTATGAAGGTACGAAAACATTTGCTTTTGAAATCTGGGAGCAGCTGGGGGAACAGGTGCCGGATTCCCTCATTCTTCCGGTCGGGAATGGGACACTTCTGCTGGGAGCCTATATTGGATTTCAGAATTTAAAAGAAGCCGGCGTTATCAAAAGCATGCCAAGAATAATTGGTGTCCAGTCCGAGGCCTGTGCACCGATTGCCCGTGCTTATACAAACGGTGAGCCCGTGAGTCCGGCAGAAAACAGAGGCACGCTGGCTGAAGGGATTGCCATTGCTGATCCCATGCGCGGGTCAGAGATTATAGAAGCGGTTAAAGATACGAAGGGCACCATCGTGACAGCGCCTGAGGAGGGCATAACGTCTGCAGGAGAGGAGCTTTCCGGAAAAGGTTTCTATGTAGAGCCGACAACCGCCGCTACGTATGCGGCTTATAAGCAGCATAAAGCAGAAATGGTCCCTCCCGATGAAACGGTTGTGATGGTGCTGTGCGGATCAGGCTTGAAGAAATAG
- the ligA gene encoding NAD-dependent DNA ligase LigA, which yields MNADEAKKKIDTLREELEQYRHEYHTLDAPSVPDYEYDQKMQELIELEEEFPDFQTADSPSQRVGGAPLDAFVKVQHDVPMLSLGNAFDDQELRDFDRRVRGGTDEDVSYVCELKIDGLAVSLRYEDGVFVRGATRGDGTTGEDITKNLRTIRNIPLRLKQPETLEVRGEAYMPKPSFNALNEAREERGDEPFANPRNAAAGSLRQLDPKIAAKRNLDIFLYGIGQWQDESSEAHSERLEQMEKLGLKTNPEWKKCNDIEEVIDYVHSWVEKRQDLDYEIDGIVIKVDRLDQQDTLGFTAKSPRWATAYKFPAEEAITTLKDIELSVGRTGVVTPTAILEPVKVAGTTVQRASLHNEDLIRERDIRIGDTVVIKKAGDIIPEVVRVVEDERSGEEEPYHMPELCPECESKLVRLEEEVALRCINPNCPAQLREALIHFVSRNAMDIEGLGEKVIAQLFREKLIHTIADLYKLEGEELLKLERMGEKSVQNLLNSIEISKENSMERLLFGLGVRYVGTKAANTLSQEFGHMDDLAAADAEALEGIPEIGEKMAESIARYFDKPQVIQLLEELKQLGINMAYKGARKQEAPADSPFADKTIVITGKMEEYKRSDMKGIVEELGGNVTGSVSKKTDILIAGEDAGSKYTKAQELGVEIWNEEQFKQAVSQPE from the coding sequence ATGAACGCAGATGAAGCAAAGAAAAAGATAGATACCCTAAGAGAAGAACTAGAACAATACCGCCATGAATATCATACGCTCGATGCTCCAAGCGTTCCTGACTACGAATATGATCAAAAAATGCAGGAGCTGATTGAGCTGGAGGAGGAGTTTCCTGATTTTCAAACAGCAGACTCTCCTTCTCAGCGTGTCGGCGGTGCGCCGCTCGATGCATTTGTAAAAGTGCAGCACGACGTGCCGATGCTGAGTCTTGGGAATGCATTTGACGACCAAGAACTGCGTGATTTCGACCGCCGGGTGCGCGGGGGAACGGATGAAGATGTGAGTTATGTATGTGAATTAAAAATTGACGGTCTTGCCGTTTCTCTCCGTTACGAGGATGGTGTGTTTGTCCGGGGAGCCACCCGAGGCGACGGGACGACCGGTGAAGATATTACGAAAAATCTCCGCACGATTCGGAATATACCACTCAGGCTGAAACAGCCGGAGACGCTTGAAGTCAGGGGAGAAGCGTATATGCCGAAGCCATCCTTCAACGCTTTGAATGAAGCGCGGGAAGAACGCGGGGACGAGCCTTTTGCCAATCCGAGAAACGCAGCGGCGGGATCCTTGCGCCAGCTTGATCCGAAAATTGCGGCGAAGCGTAATCTGGATATTTTTCTTTACGGTATTGGCCAATGGCAGGATGAGTCCTCCGAGGCCCATAGTGAACGTCTCGAGCAAATGGAGAAGCTCGGGCTTAAAACGAATCCGGAATGGAAAAAGTGTAACGATATCGAGGAAGTAATCGACTATGTTCATAGCTGGGTAGAAAAACGCCAGGACCTCGATTATGAAATTGACGGCATCGTCATTAAGGTGGATCGTCTGGATCAGCAGGACACGCTTGGCTTTACCGCTAAAAGCCCGCGCTGGGCGACGGCTTATAAGTTCCCGGCTGAAGAGGCGATTACGACTCTTAAAGATATTGAACTGAGTGTGGGCCGTACTGGAGTAGTGACGCCTACCGCCATTTTAGAACCGGTTAAAGTAGCGGGCACAACGGTTCAGCGCGCCTCTCTTCACAATGAGGACTTAATACGTGAGCGGGATATTCGGATCGGAGACACCGTGGTGATTAAAAAAGCCGGCGACATCATACCAGAGGTGGTTCGTGTTGTTGAGGACGAGCGTAGCGGTGAAGAGGAACCGTACCATATGCCGGAATTGTGCCCGGAATGCGAAAGCAAGCTCGTTCGTTTAGAAGAGGAAGTCGCCTTGCGCTGCATTAATCCGAACTGTCCGGCTCAGCTCAGGGAGGCCCTCATCCACTTCGTATCCCGCAATGCGATGGATATTGAAGGCCTTGGGGAGAAGGTCATCGCCCAGCTGTTTAGAGAAAAGCTGATTCATACGATCGCAGACCTGTATAAGCTGGAAGGCGAAGAACTGCTGAAGCTCGAACGTATGGGTGAAAAATCGGTCCAGAACTTATTAAATTCCATTGAAATCTCCAAGGAAAATTCAATGGAACGCTTGTTATTTGGGCTTGGTGTCCGCTATGTGGGCACAAAAGCGGCCAATACCCTTTCGCAGGAATTCGGACATATGGATGATTTAGCAGCGGCTGATGCGGAAGCGCTCGAAGGCATTCCAGAAATCGGCGAAAAAATGGCGGAATCGATCGCAAGATATTTTGATAAACCTCAGGTCATCCAGTTACTGGAAGAATTAAAGCAGCTGGGGATTAATATGGCTTACAAAGGAGCAAGGAAGCAGGAAGCACCTGCGGACTCTCCATTTGCGGATAAAACGATCGTCATTACAGGAAAGATGGAAGAATACAAACGCTCGGATATGAAAGGTATTGTGGAAGAGCTGGGTGGAAACGTCACGGGAAGTGTCAGTAAAAAGACGGATATCCTGATTGCTGGAGAAGATGCCGGTTCGAAATACACAAAAGCACAAGAGCTGGGTGTAGAGATATGGAACGAAGAGCAGTTTAAACAAGCGGTATCTCAGCCGGAGTAA